A window of Ruania suaedae contains these coding sequences:
- a CDS encoding glycoside hydrolase family 2 protein, whose product MSTDAPRPEHPRPQFVRDTWETLNGTWDFEFDPGDSGLERGLLERPLSGSITVPFAPESELSGIGDVDFHEAVWYRREVTIPAGWTGLRPQLHFAAVDHDATVWVDGTEVVRHRGGFTSFTADLTGLATAGQTVTVTVRARDPRRGPQARGKQATRYANTDCHYTRTTGIWQSVWLEGVPEVAIRRPRITPDVAGGRFHVSVPLTANRPGQRVRVQVRDAGGVVATDEVAAHADLAPTAVLTLPADRVRLWQPGDPHLYDVDIVLLDGETVLDEVTSYAGLRSVSITGRKFLLNGKPVFQRLVLDQGYWAESLMTAPSDAALVRDIELSLAAGFNGARLHQKVFEERFLYHADRLGYLVWGEFGDWGAGGHGTPGDHQQPTASFITQWLEAVERDYSHPSIIGWCPLNETYQRLHDRITQLDDVTRGMFLATKAMDTTRPVLDASGYSHRVLETDVWDSHNYEQDPAAFAQKVGGLSREEADTNTSDGRTISQPYNGQPFFVSEYGGIWWNPERAAEASGTRRDDSWGYGDRVRDEEEFHQRFAGLTDALLDDPEMFGYCYTQLTDVFQEENGIYRFDRSEKLDVSRVRAVQERAAAFETQG is encoded by the coding sequence ATGAGCACCGACGCTCCGCGTCCCGAGCACCCCCGCCCGCAGTTCGTCCGAGACACCTGGGAAACGCTGAACGGCACCTGGGACTTCGAGTTCGATCCGGGTGACTCCGGGCTGGAGCGTGGTCTGCTCGAGCGACCGCTGAGTGGCTCGATCACCGTGCCGTTCGCTCCCGAGTCCGAGCTCTCCGGGATCGGGGACGTCGACTTCCACGAGGCCGTCTGGTACCGGCGCGAGGTGACGATCCCGGCCGGGTGGACCGGTCTGCGGCCGCAGCTGCACTTCGCTGCGGTGGACCACGACGCGACCGTGTGGGTGGATGGTACCGAGGTGGTGCGTCATCGCGGCGGCTTCACGTCCTTCACCGCCGACCTGACCGGGCTGGCCACGGCCGGCCAGACCGTGACCGTGACCGTCCGAGCGCGCGACCCACGCCGCGGCCCGCAGGCACGCGGCAAGCAGGCCACGCGCTATGCCAACACCGACTGCCACTACACCCGCACCACCGGGATCTGGCAGAGCGTCTGGCTCGAAGGCGTGCCGGAGGTGGCGATCCGCCGGCCCCGGATCACCCCGGACGTGGCGGGCGGGCGGTTCCACGTGAGCGTGCCGCTGACCGCGAACCGGCCCGGCCAGCGGGTGCGCGTGCAGGTGCGCGACGCCGGCGGCGTGGTGGCCACCGACGAGGTGGCGGCGCACGCTGATCTGGCGCCCACGGCGGTGCTGACCCTGCCCGCCGACCGGGTGCGACTGTGGCAGCCCGGGGACCCGCACCTGTATGACGTCGACATCGTGCTGCTCGACGGCGAGACCGTGCTGGATGAGGTCACCAGCTATGCGGGTCTGCGGTCGGTGAGCATCACCGGGCGCAAGTTCCTCCTCAACGGCAAGCCCGTCTTCCAGCGTCTTGTGCTCGACCAGGGTTACTGGGCCGAGAGCCTGATGACGGCGCCCAGCGACGCGGCCCTGGTGCGCGACATCGAGCTCTCCCTCGCCGCCGGCTTCAACGGTGCCCGGCTGCACCAGAAGGTGTTCGAGGAGCGCTTCCTCTACCACGCGGACCGGCTCGGCTACCTGGTCTGGGGCGAGTTCGGCGACTGGGGTGCTGGTGGCCACGGCACACCGGGTGACCACCAGCAGCCCACGGCCTCGTTCATCACCCAGTGGCTGGAGGCGGTGGAGCGGGACTACTCCCACCCCTCGATCATCGGCTGGTGCCCGCTGAACGAGACCTACCAGCGCCTGCACGACCGGATCACCCAGCTCGACGACGTCACCCGCGGGATGTTCCTGGCGACCAAGGCGATGGACACCACCCGGCCGGTGCTGGATGCCTCCGGGTACTCCCACCGGGTGCTGGAGACCGACGTCTGGGACTCCCACAACTACGAGCAGGACCCGGCGGCGTTCGCACAGAAGGTCGGCGGGCTCAGCCGTGAGGAGGCCGACACCAACACCAGCGACGGGCGCACCATCTCCCAGCCCTACAACGGCCAGCCGTTCTTCGTGAGCGAGTACGGCGGCATCTGGTGGAACCCGGAGCGGGCGGCGGAGGCCAGCGGTACCCGTCGCGACGACTCCTGGGGGTACGGGGACCGCGTGCGGGACGAGGAGGAGTTCCATCAGCGCTTCGCCGGCCTGACGGACGCCCTGCTGGACGATCCGGAGATGTTCGGCTACTGCTACACCCAGCTCACCGACGTCTTCCAGGAGGAGAACGGGATCTACCGCTTCGACCGGTCCGAGAAGCTGGACGTGTCCCGGGTGCGGGCGGTGCAGGAGCGCGCGGCCGCGTTCGAGACGCAGGGGTAG
- the otsB gene encoding trehalose-phosphatase translates to MTDSLPGALRAFAATPQVLVALDFDGCLAPFVTDPADARPLPEASEALRRLADCDGVQLALVSGRPVQQLRDLADPPPGTWLVGSHGAETAELDEAGELHRVPFTLADDEASLLAEVTAAVGKIAEAYPGAWVEHKPAAAVLHTRALAEDRAEEALAEAYRGPGGQPGVHTMRGNQVVEIAVVDVNKGMAIEDLRERLGHVAVLYAGDDVTDETALAVLGEDDLGIKVGAAETVARHRVADEQAMAGALADLASWRRSQQQG, encoded by the coding sequence ATGACCGACTCACTCCCCGGCGCCCTGCGCGCCTTCGCCGCGACACCGCAGGTGCTGGTGGCGCTGGACTTCGACGGCTGCCTGGCCCCGTTCGTGACCGATCCGGCCGACGCCCGCCCCCTCCCGGAGGCGAGCGAGGCGCTGCGCCGCCTCGCGGACTGCGACGGCGTCCAGCTCGCCCTGGTCTCCGGCCGGCCGGTGCAGCAGTTGCGCGACCTCGCTGACCCGCCGCCGGGCACCTGGCTGGTCGGCAGCCACGGCGCCGAGACCGCCGAGCTCGACGAGGCGGGCGAGCTGCACCGGGTGCCGTTCACCCTCGCCGACGACGAGGCGAGCCTCCTGGCGGAGGTGACGGCCGCCGTCGGGAAGATCGCGGAGGCCTACCCGGGGGCGTGGGTGGAGCACAAGCCCGCCGCGGCTGTGCTGCACACCCGCGCGCTCGCCGAGGACCGCGCCGAGGAGGCGCTCGCCGAGGCCTACCGCGGGCCCGGTGGGCAGCCCGGGGTGCACACGATGCGCGGCAACCAGGTGGTCGAGATCGCCGTGGTGGACGTGAACAAGGGGATGGCGATCGAGGACCTGCGCGAGCGCCTCGGCCACGTTGCCGTGCTCTACGCGGGCGATGACGTCACCGACGAGACCGCTCTGGCGGTGCTCGGCGAGGACGACCTCGGGATCAAGGTTGGCGCGGCCGAGACGGTGGCGCGCCACCGCGTGGCCGACGAGCAGGCGATGGCCGGGGCGCTCGCCGATCTCGCGTCGTGGCGGAGGTCACAGCAGCAGGGGTGA
- a CDS encoding ThuA domain-containing protein: MAVTTHDTPARRALVVRGGWEGHSPVEATEMFLPFLREHGFEVAVHDSLEVYADAETMAATDLIVQCWTMGTIEKEQFSGLAGAVASGTGFAGWHGGIADSFRATNDYLHLVGGQFATHPSRPAEQRVGQARDNYLQHRVHITSDHEIVAGIGDFDLDTEQYWVLTDDLIDVHATTTHPAREDQPWHREVTCPAVWTRHWGYGRVFVATPGHSVDVLEHPSVRTIVERGLLWAAR; this comes from the coding sequence ATGGCTGTGACGACGCACGACACGCCCGCACGCCGGGCCTTGGTGGTACGAGGTGGCTGGGAGGGTCATTCACCGGTCGAGGCGACCGAGATGTTCCTGCCGTTCCTGCGTGAGCACGGTTTCGAGGTGGCCGTGCACGACTCGCTCGAGGTCTACGCCGACGCCGAGACCATGGCCGCGACGGACCTGATCGTGCAGTGCTGGACGATGGGGACGATCGAGAAGGAGCAGTTCTCCGGTCTCGCCGGGGCCGTCGCCTCGGGCACCGGGTTCGCCGGCTGGCACGGCGGGATCGCCGACTCCTTCCGCGCCACCAACGACTACCTGCACCTGGTGGGCGGCCAGTTCGCCACCCATCCCTCGCGCCCCGCCGAGCAGCGCGTGGGCCAGGCTCGCGACAACTACCTCCAGCACCGGGTGCACATCACCTCCGACCACGAGATCGTCGCCGGCATCGGCGACTTCGACCTTGACACCGAGCAGTACTGGGTCCTCACCGACGACCTCATCGACGTGCACGCCACCACCACCCACCCCGCACGCGAGGACCAGCCATGGCATCGCGAGGTCACCTGCCCCGCGGTGTGGACCCGCCACTGGGGCTACGGCCGGGTCTTCGTGGCCACCCCCGGGCACTCGGTGGATGTGCTCGAGCACCCGAGCGTGCGCACGATCGTCGAGCGGGGACTGCTGTGGGCGGCGCGATGA
- a CDS encoding Gfo/Idh/MocA family protein — protein sequence MTVRIGIVGLGKILDQYLATFDRLPQAQVTAVADLDAARAEEVAAQVGARALSVEALVSDPEVDVVLNLTIPAAHAEVAHAAIAAGKPVYTEKPLAATATDAFGVLEAARAAGVRVGGAPDTVLGAGIQTARAAVDAGRVGIPTSATATFACPGHESWHPNPDFYYQAGGGPLLDMGPYYLTTLVTMLGEVASAVGVAGAAHETRTIGSGARAGQSVPVDVATHVTGILTHAGGAISTVVMSFDTAGTEAPKIEVHGTKGSLSVPDPNRFDGDVRLRAQGSPEWVVLEPSAGDIPGGRGIGVVDMMTAGDEAGVRASGELALHVLEVMEGMLTSAETGRAVPISSRVQRPAPVPLTRS from the coding sequence ATGACGGTACGCATCGGCATCGTGGGCCTGGGCAAGATCCTCGACCAGTACCTCGCCACCTTCGACCGGCTCCCGCAGGCCCAGGTGACGGCGGTCGCGGACCTGGACGCCGCCCGCGCCGAGGAGGTCGCTGCTCAGGTGGGCGCCCGCGCGCTGAGCGTGGAAGCGCTGGTCAGCGATCCCGAGGTGGACGTCGTGCTCAACCTGACCATCCCCGCTGCGCACGCCGAGGTGGCCCACGCCGCCATCGCGGCCGGGAAGCCCGTGTACACCGAGAAGCCGCTGGCCGCCACGGCCACCGACGCGTTCGGGGTGCTGGAGGCCGCGCGTGCGGCGGGCGTGCGCGTCGGCGGGGCGCCGGACACGGTGCTGGGTGCGGGGATCCAGACCGCACGGGCCGCCGTCGACGCCGGCCGGGTCGGGATCCCCACCTCGGCGACGGCCACCTTCGCCTGCCCGGGACACGAGTCCTGGCACCCGAACCCCGACTTCTACTACCAGGCCGGTGGCGGGCCGCTGCTGGACATGGGGCCGTACTACCTGACCACGTTGGTGACCATGCTCGGGGAGGTGGCCTCCGCCGTCGGGGTGGCCGGTGCGGCGCACGAGACCCGCACCATCGGCTCCGGCGCACGAGCCGGCCAGAGCGTGCCGGTGGACGTGGCCACGCACGTGACCGGCATCCTCACCCATGCCGGCGGTGCGATCTCCACCGTGGTCATGAGCTTCGACACGGCCGGCACGGAGGCCCCGAAGATCGAGGTGCACGGCACGAAAGGCTCGCTGAGCGTGCCCGACCCCAACCGCTTCGACGGCGACGTCCGGCTGCGTGCGCAGGGTTCGCCGGAGTGGGTGGTGCTGGAGCCCTCGGCCGGGGACATCCCCGGCGGGCGGGGGATCGGCGTCGTGGACATGATGACGGCGGGTGACGAGGCGGGGGTGCGGGCCTCCGGCGAGCTCGCGCTGCACGTGCTCGAGGTGATGGAGGGCATGCTCACCTCTGCCGAGACGGGCCGCGCGGTCCCGATCTCCTCCCGGGTGCAGCGACCGGCTCCGGTGCCGCTGACCCGGTCCTGA
- a CDS encoding alpha,alpha-trehalose-phosphate synthase (UDP-forming): protein MPGTHDFVVVANRLPADIRVDSEGNITSTPAPGGLVTALAPVMRSQDGAWVGWSGSPDQHLDSFDTDGMHLVPVPLSEQEVERYYEGFSNATLWPLYHDVIVAPEYHRIWWNSYREVNQRFAEAAAGTAERGATVWVQDYQLQLVPEMLRRLRPDVRIGFFNHIPFPPVELFGQLPWRKQVIDGLLGADLVGFQRTGDAANFLRAVRRFTEHGTRGQQVTIGPHWNRPERHVRAGTFAISIDSAKVDEAARSEKTQQRAAQLRSELGDPDVLMLGVDRLDYTKGIRHRIKAFGELVAEKKLTVPRTALVQVASPSREQVEQYKTLRQEVEVMVGHINGDHGSWGRSAIYYMHHSYPFEEMVALYRAADVMLVTALRDGMNLVAKEYVAARPDLGGVLVLSEFAGAADELGQALLINPHDIEGTKAAMMEAATMSPAERRRRMRTLRKRVLENDVQGWAEKFLSVLQNMPQRNSHV, encoded by the coding sequence ATGCCAGGAACTCATGATTTCGTCGTTGTCGCCAACCGTCTGCCGGCCGACATCCGCGTGGACTCCGAGGGGAACATCACCTCGACACCCGCACCAGGGGGGCTGGTCACCGCCCTCGCGCCGGTGATGCGATCCCAGGATGGTGCCTGGGTCGGCTGGTCGGGTTCGCCCGATCAGCACCTCGATTCCTTCGACACCGACGGGATGCACCTGGTCCCGGTGCCGCTCAGCGAGCAGGAGGTGGAGCGCTACTACGAGGGCTTCTCCAACGCCACCCTGTGGCCGCTCTACCACGACGTGATCGTGGCGCCCGAGTACCACCGCATCTGGTGGAACTCCTACCGCGAGGTCAACCAGCGCTTCGCCGAGGCGGCGGCGGGCACCGCCGAGCGGGGGGCCACGGTCTGGGTGCAGGACTACCAGCTGCAGCTGGTGCCGGAGATGCTGCGCCGCCTGCGCCCGGACGTGCGCATCGGCTTCTTCAACCACATCCCGTTCCCGCCGGTGGAGCTGTTCGGCCAGCTGCCCTGGCGCAAGCAGGTCATCGACGGGCTGCTGGGCGCCGACCTGGTCGGATTCCAGCGCACCGGGGATGCCGCCAACTTCCTGCGCGCTGTCCGCCGCTTCACCGAGCACGGCACCCGGGGCCAGCAGGTGACGATCGGCCCGCACTGGAACCGCCCCGAACGCCACGTGCGCGCCGGCACCTTCGCGATCTCGATCGACTCGGCCAAGGTGGACGAGGCCGCCCGCAGCGAGAAGACGCAGCAGCGCGCCGCCCAGCTGCGTTCCGAGCTCGGGGACCCCGACGTGCTGATGCTCGGCGTGGACCGGCTCGACTACACCAAGGGCATCCGGCACCGGATCAAGGCCTTCGGGGAGCTGGTCGCAGAGAAGAAGCTGACCGTGCCGCGCACCGCACTGGTGCAGGTGGCCAGCCCTAGCCGGGAGCAGGTGGAGCAGTACAAGACCCTGCGTCAGGAGGTGGAGGTGATGGTCGGCCACATCAACGGCGACCACGGCTCCTGGGGCCGCTCAGCCATCTACTACATGCACCACTCCTACCCGTTCGAGGAGATGGTGGCCCTGTACCGGGCGGCCGACGTCATGCTCGTGACCGCGCTACGGGACGGCATGAACCTGGTGGCCAAGGAGTACGTGGCGGCCCGGCCCGATCTCGGTGGCGTCCTGGTGCTGAGCGAGTTCGCCGGCGCCGCGGACGAGCTGGGCCAGGCGCTGCTGATCAACCCCCACGACATCGAGGGCACCAAGGCCGCGATGATGGAGGCGGCGACCATGTCACCGGCAGAGCGGCGCCGGCGCATGCGCACCCTGCGCAAGCGGGTCCTCGAGAACGACGTGCAGGGCTGGGCGGAGAAGTTCCTCTCGGTCCTGCAGAACATGCCCCAGCGCAACAGCCACGTGTGA
- a CDS encoding DUF4032 domain-containing protein, producing MPQSLQITAASPDPAILDLPWHIALEDWPAENLAALPRGISRHVVRFVRLSGKVLAVKEIGESVAHREYQLLRDLQKLDVPAVEPVGVITGRSTPEGEDLNSVLITQHLKFSLPYRALFSRYLAPDTATRLIDALAVLLVRLHLTGFYWGDVSLSNTLFRRDAGEFAAYLVDAETGDLHDTLTDGQREYDLEIARVNIIGELMDLEAGELLVEDVDTVAVGEMIVTRYRELWNELLGVEEFGAGDRWRVAARIQRLNQLGYDVGEVQMTTDIDGTTLSIQPKVVDPGHHHRRLMRLTGLDVEENQARRLLNDMDTYQAATEQQNEDEEFVAHEWLSDVFEPAVRAVPRDLRGKLEPAEIYHEVLEHRWFMAQEAGHDIPMSEVVPHYVDTVLRHRPDEEAVLGLDTATLRALGEDV from the coding sequence ATGCCGCAGTCCCTGCAGATCACCGCTGCTTCTCCGGATCCCGCCATCCTGGACCTGCCCTGGCACATCGCGCTGGAGGACTGGCCGGCCGAGAACCTGGCCGCCCTCCCCCGCGGTATCTCCCGCCACGTGGTGCGATTCGTGCGCCTGTCCGGCAAGGTGCTGGCCGTCAAGGAGATCGGTGAGTCGGTCGCCCACCGTGAGTACCAGCTGCTGCGGGACCTGCAGAAGCTCGACGTACCCGCGGTCGAACCGGTCGGGGTGATCACCGGCCGCAGCACCCCCGAGGGTGAGGACCTCAACTCGGTGCTGATCACCCAGCACCTGAAGTTCTCCCTCCCCTACCGCGCGCTGTTCAGCCGCTACCTGGCCCCCGACACCGCCACCCGGCTCATCGACGCGCTCGCAGTGCTGCTGGTGCGGCTGCACCTGACCGGCTTCTACTGGGGGGACGTCTCCCTCTCGAACACCCTCTTCCGCCGGGACGCGGGTGAGTTCGCCGCCTACCTGGTCGACGCCGAGACCGGTGACCTGCACGACACCCTCACCGACGGTCAGCGCGAGTACGACCTGGAGATCGCGCGCGTCAACATCATCGGCGAGCTGATGGACCTCGAGGCGGGCGAGCTGCTCGTCGAGGACGTCGACACCGTGGCCGTGGGCGAGATGATCGTCACGCGCTACCGCGAACTGTGGAACGAGCTCCTCGGTGTCGAGGAGTTCGGCGCCGGTGACCGGTGGCGGGTGGCGGCGCGGATCCAGCGCCTGAACCAGCTCGGCTATGACGTCGGTGAGGTGCAGATGACCACCGACATCGACGGCACCACCCTGTCGATCCAACCGAAGGTCGTCGACCCGGGCCACCACCACCGGCGCCTCATGCGCCTGACCGGCCTCGACGTCGAGGAGAACCAGGCGCGCCGTCTCCTCAACGACATGGACACCTACCAGGCCGCGACCGAGCAGCAGAACGAGGACGAGGAGTTCGTCGCCCACGAGTGGCTCTCCGACGTGTTCGAGCCGGCCGTGCGCGCCGTGCCGCGGGACCTGCGCGGCAAGCTGGAACCGGCCGAGATCTACCACGAGGTGCTCGAGCACCGGTGGTTCATGGCCCAGGAGGCCGGGCACGACATCCCGATGAGCGAGGTCGTCCCCCACTACGTCGACACGGTGCTGCGCCACCGCCCGGACGAGGAGGCGGTGCTCGGCCTGGACACCGCGACCCTGCGGGCGCTCGGCGAGGACGTCTAG
- a CDS encoding ABC transporter ATP-binding protein, with protein sequence MATVTYDHASRIYPGTERPAVDALNLEVEDGEFLVLVGPSGCGKSTSLRMLAGLEDVNSGRILIGDRDVTDVQPKDRDIAMVFQNYALYPHMSVADNMGFALKIAGKPKAEIRQRVEEAAKILDLSEYLDRKPKALSGGQRQRVAMGRAIVRQPQVFLMDEPLSNLDAKLRVQTRTQIASLQRRLGVTTVYVTHDQTEALTMGDRICVLKDGVLQQVGSPRDMYDTPQNVFVAGFIGSPAMNLGSFKVADGKANLGGAHIPLTRTTLDAITEEDKGEITLGFRPEATHLVSEGTEASFGIKVNLVEELGSDAFVYGEMLDKEASEHISSGAGDAQVIVRVEPRNPPLKGDTVYIKIEDGQKHLFSSATGQRLPE encoded by the coding sequence ATGGCAACTGTGACCTATGACCACGCAAGCCGGATCTACCCCGGCACCGAGCGCCCCGCCGTGGACGCCCTCAACCTCGAGGTCGAGGACGGCGAGTTCCTCGTGCTCGTCGGGCCCTCCGGCTGCGGGAAGTCCACCTCGCTGCGCATGCTCGCCGGTCTGGAGGACGTGAACTCCGGTCGCATCCTCATCGGTGACCGCGACGTCACCGACGTCCAGCCCAAGGACCGCGACATCGCGATGGTGTTCCAGAACTACGCGCTGTACCCGCACATGTCCGTGGCCGACAACATGGGCTTCGCGCTCAAGATCGCCGGCAAGCCCAAGGCCGAGATCCGCCAGCGCGTCGAGGAGGCGGCCAAGATCCTCGACCTGAGCGAGTACCTGGACCGCAAGCCGAAGGCCCTCTCCGGTGGTCAGCGTCAGCGTGTGGCCATGGGCCGCGCGATCGTGCGTCAGCCGCAGGTGTTCCTCATGGACGAGCCGCTGTCGAACCTGGACGCGAAGCTGCGTGTGCAGACCCGCACCCAGATCGCCTCGCTGCAGCGCCGCCTGGGCGTCACCACCGTGTACGTGACGCACGACCAGACCGAGGCCCTGACGATGGGTGACCGCATCTGCGTGCTCAAGGACGGCGTCCTGCAGCAGGTCGGCTCCCCGCGCGACATGTACGACACCCCGCAGAACGTCTTCGTCGCCGGCTTCATCGGCTCCCCGGCCATGAACCTCGGTTCCTTCAAGGTCGCCGACGGCAAGGCCAACCTCGGCGGGGCGCACATCCCGCTGACGCGCACCACCCTCGACGCCATCACCGAGGAGGACAAGGGCGAGATCACCCTCGGGTTCCGCCCGGAGGCCACGCACCTCGTCTCCGAGGGCACCGAGGCCTCGTTCGGCATCAAGGTGAACCTGGTCGAGGAGCTCGGCTCCGACGCCTTCGTCTACGGCGAGATGCTCGACAAGGAGGCCTCCGAGCACATCTCCTCCGGTGCCGGTGACGCGCAGGTGATCGTGCGCGTCGAGCCGCGCAACCCCCCGCTGAAGGGTGACACGGTCTACATCAAGATCGAGGACGGCCAGAAGCACCTGTTCTCCTCCGCGACGGGCCAGCGCCTGCCGGAGTGA
- a CDS encoding LacI family DNA-binding transcriptional regulator produces MPDQPDQQRPPTIKDVAERAGVSWKTVSNVMNGGVNVRPHTRLRVEEAIAELGYRRSPAGRQLRYGRSFIIALAVPELTTPYFADLAHEVLAHAGMRGYTALITETRGLEAGERAALRGFDTQVADGVILSPLSLDGADVVGARAHVPLVLLGERVAGSALDHVIYDNRSAARTATEHVLARGARRPLFLGADPRHRFGTGWLRAEGFLDALGLATDDAAPVVPTQRYSREEGARTVADLLAQGRDFDALVCASDLIAVGALHALREAGVNVPEQVQVTGWDGIDEGRFTWRPLTTIDLDVRAVARHAVDLVIARIEGSHESPAELVVAHHLLHRGSTRP; encoded by the coding sequence GTGCCCGACCAGCCCGATCAGCAGCGCCCGCCCACCATCAAGGACGTGGCCGAGCGCGCCGGTGTGTCATGGAAGACCGTCTCGAATGTGATGAACGGCGGTGTCAACGTCCGCCCGCACACCCGCCTCCGGGTGGAGGAGGCGATCGCCGAGCTCGGCTACCGCCGCAGCCCGGCCGGCCGCCAGCTCCGGTACGGGCGCTCGTTCATCATCGCCCTGGCCGTTCCCGAACTCACCACCCCGTACTTCGCCGACCTCGCACACGAGGTGCTCGCCCACGCCGGGATGCGCGGCTACACCGCCCTGATCACCGAGACGCGCGGCCTGGAGGCCGGGGAACGGGCGGCGCTACGCGGTTTCGACACCCAGGTGGCCGACGGCGTCATCCTCAGTCCGCTCTCCCTCGACGGGGCCGACGTGGTCGGCGCCCGCGCCCACGTGCCGCTGGTGCTGCTCGGTGAGCGCGTCGCCGGATCGGCGCTGGACCACGTCATCTACGACAACCGCAGCGCTGCCCGCACGGCCACCGAGCACGTTCTCGCCCGTGGTGCGCGGCGCCCGCTCTTCCTCGGCGCCGATCCGCGGCACCGGTTCGGCACCGGCTGGCTACGCGCGGAGGGCTTCCTGGACGCGCTCGGACTGGCGACCGACGACGCCGCTCCCGTGGTGCCCACCCAGCGCTACAGCCGGGAGGAGGGCGCTCGCACCGTGGCGGACCTGCTGGCCCAGGGGCGCGACTTCGACGCGCTCGTCTGCGCGAGCGACCTGATCGCCGTCGGCGCTCTGCACGCGCTCCGGGAGGCCGGGGTGAACGTCCCGGAGCAGGTGCAGGTCACCGGGTGGGACGGGATCGACGAAGGGCGCTTCACCTGGCGGCCACTGACCACCATCGACCTGGACGTGCGCGCCGTGGCACGGCACGCCGTCGACCTGGTGATCGCCCGGATCGAGGGCTCCCATGAGTCCCCCGCCGAGCTCGTGGTCGCCCATCACCTCCTGCACCGCGGCAGCACCCGCCCCTGA